A stretch of the Phoenix dactylifera cultivar Barhee BC4 unplaced genomic scaffold, palm_55x_up_171113_PBpolish2nd_filt_p 000184F, whole genome shotgun sequence genome encodes the following:
- the LOC120105043 gene encoding galactomannan galactosyltransferase 1-like produces MAKDSQQRAQADAVAKSLLRPARLSLLADRLVFFGCGAAVALFLYIALYSSLTPIPFPDSNPSPPLASHASTQPQTPLPDHPSTISHLSAQQNHSPLLERQDEQPSIPTPQNQTSSSSSSSSYDDDPPTTPYFVHEAPSRSPKAPPNPPPGDPQNSTFYDDPDLSYTLDRSISDWDAKRHQWLRLHPWFSATPDRVLMVTGSKPGQCSNPTGDHLLLRFYKNKADYCRIHGFELFYNMALLHPSMPGCWAKLPLVRAAMVAHPEAEWIWWIDEDAAFTDIEFRPPFDRYRAHNLVVPGYPYMVYEERNWIGLNAGVFLIRNSQWGLDFLDSWARLGPQTPNYKKWTKLLHSEISGKDSGDSDDQSALVHLLVKDIKRWGNKVYLENSYDLHGYWEAIIGRLDNITERYKRLEKKEKELRRRHAEKDTVGFGGTREWYLDREVGMGPAERKKRRPFVTHFTGCQPCSAGHNPAYTWESCYEGMHRALNFADGQVLRAYGFGRPDINNISSVQPLPFD; encoded by the exons ATGGCCAAAGATTCTCAACAGCGAGCGCAAGCAGACGCGGTTGCCAAATCCCTCCTCCGTCCGGCAAGGCTTTCTCTCCTCGCCGACCGTCTCGTCTTCTTCGGCTGCGGTGCTGCCGTCGCTCTCTTCCTCTACATCGCCCTATACTCCTCCCTCACTCCCATCCCCTTCCCCGACTCCAACCCTTCCCCTCCTCTCGCCTCCCACGCCTCCACCCAACCCCAAACTCCCCTCCCCGACCACCCTTCCACCATATCCCACCTTTCCGCCCAACAAAACCATTCCCCCCTCCTCGAACGCCAAGACGAGCAACCATCCATCCCCACACCCCAAAACCagacctcctcttcctcctcctcctcctcctacgaCGACGACCCACCCACC ACGCCGTACTTCGTCCACGAAGCGCCGTCGCGATCCCCAAAGGCCCCCCCGAACCCCCCTCCTGGCGACCCCCAGAACTCCACCTTCTACGACGACCCCGACCTCTCCTACACCCTCGACCGCTCCATCTCCGATTGGGACGCCAAGCGCCATCAGTGGCTCCGCCTCCACCCCTGGTTCTCCGCCACCCCGGACCGCGTCCTCATGGTCACAGGCTCCAAGCCCGGCCAGTGCTCCAACCCCACCGGCGaccacctcctcctccgcttCTACAAAAACAAAGCCGACTACTGCCGCATCCACGGCTTCGAACTCTTCTACAACATGGCCCTCCTCCACCCCTCCATGCCTGGCTGCTGGGCCAAGCTCCCATTAGTCCGGGCTGCCATGGTGGCCCACCCGGAGGCCGAGTGGATCTGGTGGATCGACGAGGACGCCGCCTTCACCGACATCGAGTTCCGTCCGCCTTTCGACCGCTACCGCGCACACAATCTCGTCGTCCCTGGCTATCCCTACATGGTCTACGAGGAGAGGAACTGGATCGGCCTCAACGCCGGCGTGTTCCTCATTCGCAACTCCCAGTGGGGCCTTGACTTCCTCGACTCATGGGCTCGGCTGGGGCCACAGACACCGAACTACAAGAAGTGGACGAAGCTACTGCACTCGGAGATCAGTGGCAAGGATAGCGGCGACTCCGATGACCAATCGGCGTTGGTGCACCTCTTAgttaaagacatcaagagatGGGGGAACAAAGTCTATTTGGAGAACAGCTACGACTTGCATGGCTACTGGGAGGCTATTATTGGGAGGCTGGATAATATAACGGAGAGGTACAAAAGgttggagaagaaggagaaggagttgAGGAGGAGGCACGCGGAGAAGGACACCGTGGGGTTCGGAGGGACAAGGGAGTGGTATTTGGACCGCGAGGTGGGGATGGGGCCGGCGGAGAGGAAGAAGCGGAGGCCGTTCGTGACGCACTTTACGGGTTGCCAGCCCTGCAGTGCCGGCCACAACCCGGCCTACACATGGGAGAGCTGCTACGAGGGGATGCATCGCGCCCTCAACTTCGCCGACGGCCAGGTGCTTCGGGCCTACGGGTTTGGACGGCCGGATATAAACAACATCTCCAGCGTCCAGCCGCTGCCCTTCGATTAA